The following proteins come from a genomic window of Actinomarinicola tropica:
- the secF gene encoding protein translocase subunit SecF: MTLVQRLYSGNPGFDLRKVWPKMVVVSAAAVLVCLGSLAVRGLHLGIDFEGGAVWEVETDDLSIEDVRDALRPVGQDGARIQVLTSGSGVRTIRVQAGVEAVDANEEVVDALADAAGVDAGQVSINTVGPSWGDEITAEAQRALVFFFVAIALYISVRLEWRMAVGALVAVVHDIIITIGVYSIFRFEVTPATVIAFLTILGYSLYDTVVVFDKLREMRPLVGVRNRLTYTDMANHASNEVLMRSVNTSLTSLLPVLSLLVVGSWIMGAATLEEFAIALAVGLLVGAYSSLFVAVPAVLFLKERQPEIRDVREQLGGHQDDAAAVVAAAEAAALRDERGTPAAAKGPVGRSESGERPRPAPRVATPTATHPPRPRKKGKKR, translated from the coding sequence GTGACGCTCGTGCAGCGCCTCTACAGCGGCAACCCCGGCTTCGACCTCCGCAAGGTCTGGCCGAAGATGGTCGTCGTGTCCGCGGCGGCCGTGCTCGTCTGCCTCGGCTCGCTCGCGGTGCGGGGGCTCCACCTCGGCATCGACTTCGAGGGCGGCGCCGTCTGGGAGGTCGAGACCGACGACCTGTCGATCGAGGACGTCCGCGACGCCCTGCGGCCGGTCGGCCAGGACGGCGCGCGCATCCAGGTGCTGACCTCGGGCAGCGGCGTGCGCACGATCCGCGTCCAGGCAGGGGTCGAGGCGGTGGACGCGAACGAGGAGGTCGTCGACGCCCTCGCCGACGCGGCCGGCGTCGATGCGGGCCAGGTGTCGATCAACACCGTGGGGCCGTCCTGGGGCGACGAGATCACCGCAGAGGCCCAGCGCGCCCTGGTGTTCTTCTTCGTGGCCATCGCGCTCTACATCTCCGTCCGGCTCGAGTGGCGGATGGCCGTCGGCGCGCTCGTGGCGGTGGTCCACGACATCATCATCACCATCGGCGTGTACTCGATCTTCCGGTTCGAGGTGACCCCGGCGACGGTGATCGCGTTCCTCACGATCCTCGGCTACTCCCTCTACGACACCGTCGTCGTGTTCGACAAGCTCCGCGAGATGCGTCCCCTCGTCGGCGTCCGGAACCGGCTCACGTACACCGACATGGCCAACCACGCCAGCAACGAGGTGCTGATGCGGTCGGTGAACACCTCGCTGACGTCGCTGCTGCCGGTCCTCTCGCTGCTCGTCGTGGGCTCGTGGATCATGGGCGCGGCCACGCTCGAGGAGTTCGCGATCGCCCTCGCGGTCGGTCTGCTGGTCGGTGCGTACTCGTCCCTCTTCGTCGCCGTACCGGCGGTGCTCTTCCTGAAGGAGCGCCAGCCGGAGATCCGGGACGTGCGCGAGCAGCTGGGCGGCCACCAGGACGACGCCGCCGCCGTCGTGGCCGCAGCGGAGGCCGCGGCCCTGCGCGACGAGCGTGGCACCCCGGCCGCGGCCAAGGGCCCGGTGGGACGCTCGGAGTCGGGGGAGCGTCCCCGCCCTGCCCCCCGGGTGGCGACACCGACCGCGACCCATCCGCCCCGTCCGCGCAAGAAGGGCAAGAAGCGCTGA
- a CDS encoding RelA/SpoT family protein, which produces MATVNRVLPWRRELAPPAVEVAPLVTAFRGRDARNQIATITRAFEIARDAHVGQTRMSGEPYITHPLAVARIVAELGLDETTIAAALLHDAVEDTGLELADVERELGADVAAIVDGVTKLDRLKFDSKEAQQAATMRKMLIAMAKDLRVLIIKLSDRLHNMRTIAAMPSWKQARTAQETIDIYAPLAHRLGMQELKQQLEDLSFAALHPKRYAEIDQMVSTRAPEREIYLMQVLDQVESRLAELRIQAEVTGRPKHYWSIYEKMVVKGREFDDIYDLVGIRVTVDTVKDCYAALGSIHATWKPVQGRFKDYIAMPKFNLYQSLHTTVVGPQGKPLEVQIRTTEMHNRAEYGVAAHWSYKDAASRDDVAWLNRIIDWQQETSDPSEFMANLKIDLEQDEVFVFTPKGKVVTLPVGSTPIDFAYSIHTEVGHACIGARVNGRLVPLDSKLTSGDTVEIFTSKVEGAGPSRDWLKIAVTPRANNKIRQWFSRERREDAIETGRDELERALRREGLPVQKLARSPLLSEVATELNYADVDALHAAIGEHHVSAQSVAGRVAKALRGGEPEIEEQLPRTARSTAARRPRGSSSGVHVEGLDDVMVRLSRCCTPVPGDEIMGFVTRGRGVSVHRADCANAVSLSMGQADRLIDVEWDSAPSGFFVASMEVKALDRSRLLRDVSAVLADHHVNIIACTTTTGSDRISKMRFDFELGDPSHLDSLISTIKGIDSVYDAYRVLPGKGT; this is translated from the coding sequence GTGGCCACGGTCAACCGCGTCCTTCCCTGGCGTCGAGAGCTCGCCCCGCCCGCGGTCGAGGTCGCGCCCCTGGTCACCGCGTTCCGCGGCCGCGACGCCCGCAACCAGATCGCCACGATCACCCGGGCGTTCGAGATCGCGCGGGACGCCCACGTCGGCCAGACCCGCATGTCCGGCGAGCCGTACATCACCCACCCGCTCGCGGTCGCCCGCATCGTCGCCGAGCTCGGACTCGACGAGACCACCATCGCCGCAGCGCTCCTCCACGACGCGGTCGAGGACACGGGCCTCGAGCTCGCCGACGTCGAGCGAGAGCTCGGCGCCGACGTCGCGGCCATCGTCGACGGCGTCACCAAGCTCGACCGCCTGAAGTTCGACTCCAAGGAGGCGCAGCAGGCGGCGACGATGCGCAAGATGCTCATCGCGATGGCGAAGGACCTGCGGGTCCTCATCATCAAGCTGTCCGACCGGCTCCACAACATGCGCACGATCGCCGCGATGCCGTCGTGGAAGCAGGCCCGCACGGCGCAGGAGACGATCGACATCTACGCGCCGCTCGCCCACCGGCTCGGCATGCAGGAGCTCAAGCAGCAGCTGGAGGACCTCTCGTTCGCCGCCCTGCACCCCAAGCGCTACGCCGAGATCGACCAGATGGTCTCCACCCGCGCGCCCGAGCGCGAGATCTACCTGATGCAGGTGCTCGACCAGGTCGAGTCCCGGCTCGCCGAGCTGCGCATCCAGGCCGAGGTCACCGGCCGGCCGAAGCACTACTGGAGCATCTACGAGAAGATGGTCGTGAAGGGTCGCGAGTTCGACGACATCTACGACCTCGTCGGCATCCGCGTCACGGTCGACACCGTGAAGGATTGCTACGCGGCACTCGGCTCGATCCACGCCACGTGGAAGCCGGTGCAGGGGCGGTTCAAGGACTACATCGCGATGCCGAAGTTCAACCTGTACCAGTCGCTGCACACCACGGTGGTCGGGCCGCAGGGCAAGCCGCTCGAGGTGCAGATCCGCACCACTGAGATGCACAACCGGGCCGAGTACGGCGTGGCCGCCCACTGGTCCTACAAGGACGCGGCGTCCCGGGACGACGTCGCGTGGCTCAACCGCATCATCGACTGGCAGCAGGAGACCTCCGACCCGTCGGAGTTCATGGCGAACCTGAAGATCGACCTCGAGCAGGACGAGGTCTTCGTCTTCACCCCGAAGGGCAAGGTCGTCACCCTCCCGGTGGGGTCGACGCCGATCGACTTCGCCTACTCGATCCACACCGAGGTCGGCCACGCCTGCATCGGCGCCCGCGTCAACGGTCGCCTCGTCCCGCTGGACTCGAAGCTCACCTCGGGCGACACCGTCGAGATCTTCACCTCCAAGGTGGAGGGCGCCGGGCCGTCGCGCGATTGGTTGAAGATCGCCGTCACGCCCCGGGCCAACAACAAGATCCGCCAGTGGTTCTCCCGGGAGCGTCGCGAGGATGCGATCGAGACCGGGCGTGACGAGCTCGAGCGGGCGCTGCGGCGCGAGGGCCTGCCCGTGCAGAAGCTGGCCCGGTCGCCGCTGCTGTCCGAGGTCGCCACCGAGCTCAACTACGCCGACGTCGACGCCCTGCACGCCGCGATCGGTGAGCACCACGTCTCGGCGCAGTCCGTCGCCGGGCGCGTCGCCAAGGCGCTGCGCGGCGGCGAGCCGGAGATCGAGGAGCAGCTTCCCCGCACCGCGCGGTCCACGGCGGCGCGCCGCCCGCGTGGCTCGTCGTCGGGGGTGCACGTCGAGGGCCTCGACGACGTCATGGTCCGGCTCTCCCGGTGCTGCACGCCCGTGCCGGGCGACGAGATCATGGGCTTCGTCACGCGCGGCCGTGGCGTCTCGGTCCACCGGGCCGACTGCGCCAACGCGGTGTCGCTCTCCATGGGACAGGCCGACCGGCTGATCGACGTCGAGTGGGACAGCGCCCCCTCGGGGTTCTTCGTCGCCTCGATGGAGGTCAAGGCCCTCGACCGTTCGCGGCTCCTGCGGGACGTCTCGGCGGTGCTCGCCGACCACCACGTCAACATCATCGCCTGCACCACCACGACGGGCTCCGACCGCATCTCGAAGATGCGCTTCGACTTCGAGCTCGGCGACCCGTCCCACCTCGACTCGCTGATCAGCACCATCAAGGGCATCGACTCGGTCTACGACGCCTACCGGGTCCTGCCCGGCAAGGGCACCTAG
- a CDS encoding hemolysin family protein encodes MSGTGLQLALVVLLVMVNALFAGTEMALVTLRDAQVRRLEERAAGGRALAQLARDPNRYLATIQIGITLAGFLASAAAAVSLAEPLEEPLGFLGRAAGPVSVVAVTIVLSYVTLVLGELAPKRVAMQRAEGWSLLAARPLSVLSTLARPAVWLLSRSTDVVVRLAGGDPALGRGEATEEELRDMVATSVRFTPHQRRIIDGAFEIAERTLAQVLRPRPDVVVLASESSVGEALRQLADSGYSRAPVAPAGNLDDVTGFVHLRDLLGDPSGAVAPLVQELPVLPETAEVLAALHELQDRHAQLAVVVDEHGGSVGIVTVEDLIEEIVGEIYDEADPDLAAVIHDDDGSLLVSGRFPVHDLTDLGLEDVPDGPFTTVAGLVLDQLGRLPDRPGDAVEVGDWRFEVTRIRRRAIAEVRLRRRRGERHDE; translated from the coding sequence ATGAGCGGTACGGGCCTCCAGCTGGCGCTGGTCGTGCTGCTCGTGATGGTCAACGCCCTGTTCGCGGGCACCGAGATGGCGCTCGTCACCCTGCGCGACGCCCAGGTGCGTCGGCTGGAGGAGCGGGCCGCCGGCGGTCGTGCCCTCGCGCAGCTCGCACGCGACCCCAACCGCTACCTCGCCACGATCCAGATCGGCATCACCCTCGCCGGTTTCCTCGCCTCGGCCGCGGCGGCGGTGTCGCTCGCCGAGCCCCTCGAGGAGCCGCTCGGGTTCCTCGGCCGTGCCGCCGGCCCGGTGTCGGTCGTCGCCGTCACGATCGTGCTCAGCTACGTCACCCTCGTCCTCGGCGAGCTCGCCCCGAAGCGCGTCGCCATGCAGCGCGCCGAGGGCTGGTCACTGCTCGCCGCTCGCCCCCTCTCGGTCCTCTCCACGCTGGCCCGTCCGGCCGTGTGGCTGCTCTCGCGCTCCACCGACGTCGTCGTCCGCCTGGCCGGTGGCGATCCGGCGCTCGGGCGGGGGGAGGCCACCGAGGAGGAGCTGCGCGACATGGTCGCCACCAGCGTCCGCTTCACGCCGCACCAGCGGCGCATCATCGACGGCGCCTTCGAGATCGCCGAGCGGACGCTCGCCCAGGTCCTCCGGCCGCGCCCCGACGTCGTCGTGCTGGCGTCCGAGTCGTCGGTCGGCGAGGCGCTCCGGCAGCTGGCGGACAGCGGCTACTCGCGTGCGCCCGTCGCCCCCGCCGGCAACCTCGACGACGTGACGGGCTTCGTCCACCTGCGGGACCTGCTCGGCGATCCCTCCGGGGCCGTCGCCCCGCTGGTGCAGGAGCTCCCCGTCCTCCCCGAGACCGCCGAGGTGCTCGCCGCGCTCCACGAGCTCCAGGACCGGCACGCCCAGCTGGCGGTGGTCGTCGACGAGCACGGCGGCAGCGTCGGGATCGTCACGGTCGAGGACCTCATCGAGGAGATCGTCGGCGAGATCTACGACGAGGCCGATCCCGACCTCGCGGCGGTGATCCACGACGACGATGGCTCGCTGCTGGTCTCGGGGCGCTTCCCGGTCCACGACCTCACCGACCTCGGCCTGGAGGACGTCCCCGACGGGCCCTTCACCACCGTCGCCGGCCTCGTGCTCGACCAGTTGGGACGGCTGCCCGACCGGCCGGGCGACGCCGTCGAGGTCGGGGACTGGCGGTTCGAGGTGACGCGGATCCGCCGCCGCGCCATCGCGGAGGTCCGGCTCCGACGGCGGAGAGGCGAGCGCCACGACGAGTAG
- the hisS gene encoding histidine--tRNA ligase, whose amino-acid sequence MADPSFTAPIGTRDVLPPESDRWAALVATFADHVGRAGYGLVVGPMFEDLAVFQRVGEATDIVTKEMYDFEDKGGRRIALRPEGTASIVRAYVQHRPVGTPWKAWYAAPNFRYERPQAGRYRQHHQLGIEALGSDDPDLDVEVIALQADLYARLGLRQVDLLVNSMGSPADRAAYAAALGRWLEERRDALDPADRPTIATNPMRVLDSKREATRRVTDDAPTILSSLSADTIARFERVREGLDALGIAHRVEPRLVRGLDYYTHTTFEFQATALASAQNAIGGGGRYDGLAEALGGPATPGIGFGSGIERILLACDAEGVFPGPDGAPGTFVVDVVDGTHARDLVADLRRAGLRADRAYGGRSMKAQMKAADRSGAAWAVIVGADEAEADEVTVRDLRGSREQERVPRDAVIDHLRKRL is encoded by the coding sequence GTGGCCGACCCGTCCTTCACCGCCCCCATCGGCACCCGCGACGTCCTCCCGCCGGAGTCCGACCGCTGGGCCGCTCTCGTCGCGACCTTCGCCGACCACGTCGGGCGCGCCGGCTACGGGCTCGTGGTCGGGCCGATGTTCGAGGACCTCGCCGTCTTCCAGCGCGTCGGCGAGGCCACCGACATCGTCACCAAGGAGATGTACGACTTCGAGGACAAGGGCGGCCGGCGCATCGCCCTGCGTCCCGAGGGCACGGCGTCCATCGTCCGGGCCTACGTGCAGCACCGCCCGGTCGGCACCCCCTGGAAGGCGTGGTACGCCGCGCCCAACTTCCGCTACGAGCGTCCGCAGGCCGGTCGGTACCGCCAGCACCACCAGCTCGGCATCGAGGCGCTCGGATCCGACGACCCCGACCTCGACGTCGAGGTCATCGCCCTCCAGGCCGACCTCTACGCGCGGCTCGGCCTCCGCCAGGTCGACCTGCTCGTGAACTCGATGGGCAGCCCCGCGGACCGTGCCGCCTACGCGGCCGCGCTCGGACGCTGGCTGGAGGAGCGCCGCGACGCCCTCGATCCGGCGGACCGGCCCACGATCGCCACCAACCCCATGCGGGTGCTCGACTCGAAGCGTGAGGCCACGCGCCGCGTCACCGACGACGCACCGACGATCCTCTCGTCGCTGTCCGCCGACACCATCGCCCGGTTCGAGCGGGTCCGCGAGGGCCTCGACGCCCTCGGGATCGCCCACCGCGTCGAGCCGCGCCTCGTCCGAGGCCTCGACTACTACACGCACACGACGTTCGAGTTCCAGGCCACCGCTCTCGCGAGCGCCCAGAACGCCATCGGCGGCGGCGGCCGCTACGACGGGCTCGCCGAGGCCCTCGGAGGCCCCGCCACGCCGGGCATCGGGTTCGGGTCCGGCATCGAGCGCATCCTCCTCGCCTGCGACGCCGAGGGCGTGTTCCCCGGTCCGGACGGGGCGCCGGGCACGTTCGTCGTCGACGTCGTCGACGGCACGCACGCGCGCGACCTCGTCGCCGACCTGCGTCGCGCCGGGCTCCGAGCCGACCGCGCCTACGGTGGCCGCTCGATGAAGGCCCAGATGAAGGCGGCCGACCGGTCGGGCGCCGCGTGGGCGGTCATCGTCGGCGCCGACGAGGCCGAGGCCGACGAGGTCACCGTGCGCGACCTGCGCGGCAGCCGTGAGCAAGAGCGCGTCCCCCGTGACGCCGTCATCGACCACCTGAGGAAGCGACTGTGA
- the aspS gene encoding aspartate--tRNA ligase → MRTDMCGELSAGDVGRRVAVCGWVARRREHGEHLAFVDLRDRTGVVQCVVDGAADLRSEFVVRVVGTVRHRPEGTTNDNLATGEIEVGDCEVEVLSSAEPPPFPVDERIDTDETIRLRHRYVDLRRERMQRNLRLRATVNSAIRGAMEEQDFVEIETPMLIASTPEGARDFVVPARLKPGSFYALPQSPQLFKQLCMVGGVDRYYQIARCLRDEDLRADRQFEFMQLDAEASFVGQEEVLEFIGRAVSAAVEAVTGEPVGEIPRMTWHDAMERYGSDKPDVRFGMELVELTPVFSATEFNAFKAPCVKGIRVPGGAEMTRNQLDALTETAKRYGAKGLVWMKVGEGRELTSPVAKFLSAEELAGIASELDAESGDLLLLVADQRPAVRHVLGLLRLALGRPPVNEGGLRFLWVVDFPLFEAIDESGSPVPAHHPFTMPHADDMALLDRTGEDLLAVRSQSYDLVVNGWELGSGSVRIHRGDVQTRIFELLGIGEDEARAKFGFLLEAFRYGAPPHAGFAFGIDRLVAILAGEENIREVIAFPKTQSGGDPLTNAPTPIDPAQLAELGLRVLPPPS, encoded by the coding sequence ATGCGCACCGACATGTGCGGCGAGCTCAGCGCGGGCGACGTGGGGCGTCGGGTCGCGGTGTGCGGGTGGGTCGCGCGTCGCCGCGAGCACGGCGAGCACCTCGCCTTCGTCGACCTGCGCGACCGCACCGGCGTCGTCCAGTGCGTCGTCGACGGTGCGGCCGACCTGCGCAGCGAGTTCGTCGTGCGCGTCGTCGGCACCGTCCGGCACCGTCCGGAGGGGACGACCAACGACAACCTCGCCACCGGCGAGATCGAGGTCGGGGACTGCGAGGTGGAGGTCCTGTCGAGCGCCGAGCCGCCGCCGTTCCCCGTCGACGAGCGCATCGACACCGACGAGACGATCCGCCTCCGGCACCGCTACGTCGACCTGCGTCGCGAGCGCATGCAGCGCAACCTGCGCCTGCGGGCCACCGTGAACAGCGCCATCCGGGGGGCGATGGAGGAGCAGGACTTCGTCGAGATCGAGACGCCGATGCTCATCGCGAGCACGCCCGAGGGCGCGCGCGACTTCGTCGTCCCCGCCCGCCTGAAGCCGGGATCCTTCTACGCCCTTCCCCAGAGCCCCCAGCTGTTCAAGCAGCTCTGCATGGTGGGCGGCGTCGACCGCTACTACCAGATCGCGCGCTGCCTGCGGGACGAGGACCTCCGCGCCGACCGCCAGTTCGAGTTCATGCAGCTCGACGCCGAGGCGAGCTTCGTCGGCCAGGAGGAGGTGCTCGAGTTCATCGGCCGGGCGGTGTCCGCCGCAGTGGAGGCCGTCACCGGCGAGCCGGTGGGCGAGATCCCCCGGATGACCTGGCACGACGCCATGGAGCGCTACGGCTCCGACAAGCCCGACGTGCGCTTCGGCATGGAGCTCGTCGAGCTCACCCCGGTGTTCTCGGCCACGGAGTTCAACGCCTTCAAGGCCCCGTGCGTGAAGGGGATCCGCGTGCCCGGTGGTGCGGAGATGACGCGCAACCAGCTCGACGCCCTCACCGAGACCGCGAAGCGCTACGGCGCGAAGGGCCTCGTGTGGATGAAGGTGGGGGAGGGGCGCGAGCTCACGTCCCCCGTCGCCAAGTTCCTCTCCGCCGAGGAGCTCGCGGGGATCGCCTCCGAGCTCGACGCCGAGAGCGGTGACCTCCTGCTGCTCGTCGCCGACCAGCGCCCGGCGGTGCGTCACGTGCTGGGCCTGCTGCGGCTCGCGCTCGGCCGTCCGCCTGTCAACGAGGGTGGGCTGCGCTTCCTGTGGGTCGTCGACTTCCCGCTGTTCGAGGCCATCGACGAGAGCGGCTCGCCGGTCCCGGCGCACCACCCGTTCACGATGCCCCACGCCGACGACATGGCCCTGCTCGACCGGACCGGGGAGGACCTCCTCGCCGTCCGGTCGCAGTCCTACGACCTCGTCGTCAACGGCTGGGAGCTCGGGTCCGGCAGCGTCCGGATCCACCGCGGCGACGTCCAGACCCGCATCTTCGAGTTGCTCGGCATCGGCGAGGACGAGGCCCGGGCCAAGTTCGGCTTCCTGCTCGAGGCCTTCCGGTACGGCGCGCCGCCCCACGCGGGCTTCGCGTTCGGCATCGACCGCCTCGTCGCGATCCTGGCGGGGGAGGAGAACATCCGCGAGGTGATCGCCTTCCCGAAGACCCAGTCCGGTGGCGATCCGCTGACGAACGCCCCCACACCGATCGACCCCGCGCAGCTCGCCGAGCTCGGCCTGCGCGTGCTGCCGCCCCCCAGCTAG
- a CDS encoding replication-associated recombination protein A: MADDLFSAAADERLQRQAPLAARLRPRTLDDVVGQAHLLAPGAPLRQLLEADRLSSVVFWGPPGTGKTTLARLVADSSRKAFEQLSAVSASVKDVREVIARAEARLGQHGQGTILFLDEVHRFNKAQQDALLPSVESGLLVLVGATTENPFFEVNPPLLSRSTLFRLEPLDGAAVRTLLERGLALEGATADDDALDHIAERAGGDGRQSLTALEVAVALAAGGDGAPHVTLAHAEAAVDTKALRYGRDAHYDVISAFIKSIRGSDPDAGLYWLARMLDAGEDARFIARRLVILASEDVGMADPQSLLVADAAARAVEFVGLPEAQLNLAQAVVHLATAPKSNRVTVALGRARRDAQAGGDDAVPTHLRDAHYKGAASLGHGEGYEYPHDDPRGWVPQAHRPRGLEHHRYYEPSPHGAEKEIGERMETRRRDP; the protein is encoded by the coding sequence GTGGCCGACGACCTGTTCTCCGCTGCCGCCGACGAGCGGCTCCAGCGCCAGGCACCGCTGGCTGCGCGCCTGCGACCCCGGACGCTCGACGACGTCGTGGGCCAGGCGCACCTGCTGGCGCCCGGCGCGCCGCTGCGCCAGCTGCTGGAGGCCGATCGGCTCTCGTCGGTGGTGTTCTGGGGTCCACCGGGCACCGGCAAGACCACCCTGGCGCGGCTCGTGGCCGACTCGAGCCGCAAGGCGTTCGAGCAGCTCTCGGCGGTCTCGGCGTCGGTGAAGGACGTCCGCGAGGTCATCGCCCGGGCCGAGGCCCGCCTCGGCCAGCACGGCCAGGGCACCATCTTGTTCCTCGACGAGGTCCACCGCTTCAACAAGGCCCAGCAGGACGCACTGCTCCCGTCGGTCGAGTCCGGGCTCCTCGTCCTCGTCGGTGCGACCACCGAGAACCCCTTCTTCGAGGTGAACCCGCCGCTGCTCTCGCGCTCGACGCTCTTCCGGCTCGAGCCGCTCGACGGTGCGGCCGTGCGGACCCTCCTCGAGCGGGGGCTGGCCCTCGAGGGCGCGACGGCCGACGACGACGCCCTCGACCACATCGCCGAGCGAGCCGGTGGGGACGGCCGCCAGTCGCTCACGGCGCTCGAGGTCGCGGTGGCGCTGGCCGCCGGCGGGGACGGCGCGCCGCACGTCACGCTGGCCCACGCCGAGGCGGCCGTCGACACCAAGGCCCTGCGCTACGGCCGCGACGCCCACTACGACGTGATCAGCGCGTTCATCAAGAGCATCCGCGGCTCGGATCCCGACGCCGGCCTGTACTGGCTGGCCCGCATGCTCGACGCCGGCGAGGACGCCCGCTTCATCGCCCGCCGCCTCGTGATCCTCGCGTCCGAGGACGTCGGCATGGCCGATCCCCAGAGCCTCCTCGTCGCCGACGCCGCGGCCCGAGCCGTCGAGTTCGTCGGGCTCCCGGAGGCGCAGCTCAACCTGGCTCAGGCCGTCGTCCACCTGGCCACCGCTCCGAAGTCGAACCGGGTGACGGTCGCGCTCGGACGGGCGCGCCGCGACGCGCAGGCCGGCGGGGACGACGCGGTGCCGACCCACCTGCGCGACGCCCACTACAAGGGCGCAGCGTCCCTCGGGCACGGGGAGGGCTACGAGTATCCTCACGACGACCCCCGGGGGTGGGTGCCCCAGGCGCACCGCCCGCGGGGTCTCGAGCACCACCGCTACTACGAGCCGTCGCCCCACGGCGCGGAGAAGGAGATCGGCGAGCGCATGGAGACCCGGAGGCGCGACCCGTGA